A genomic stretch from Planctomycetota bacterium includes:
- a CDS encoding glutamate-1-semialdehyde 2,1-aminomutase, protein MFSRSIRHQQRAHAVIPGAAHTYAKGDDQYALGLAPVIARGQGCRVWDLDGNEYIEYGAGVRSVTLGHSECRVCQAAQDALWNGTNFARPAAIELEAAETFLDCVPSADMVKFAKNGSDATTAAVKLARAITDKKLVAVCSSQPFFSVDDWFIGTVDMDAGIPPEQAELTVRFPFNDVGALETLLNTRGHDIACVMLEAERDEVPEPGYLAAVRQLCTRHGCLLIVDETIAGFRLAVDGGHGLHDVDADLTTWGKGMANGFSVAALAGKRQFMERGGLTTDEERVFLLSLTHGGETHCLAASIETMKICRDEDVPARLAAAGRRLAAGIDDAAKAEGIFDHFHTQGHPSNLVYVTKDADGQRSQPFRTLFLQESVRRGLIAPNLVVGAAHDDAAIDRTIDLIADILPTYRRALEDGVEHHLVGRPVQPVFRRFN, encoded by the coding sequence ATGTTCTCCCGCAGCATTCGGCACCAGCAGCGAGCGCACGCCGTCATTCCCGGCGCGGCCCACACGTACGCCAAGGGCGACGACCAATACGCCCTCGGCCTGGCTCCCGTCATCGCCCGTGGTCAGGGCTGCCGGGTCTGGGACCTCGACGGCAACGAGTACATCGAGTACGGCGCAGGCGTCCGCAGCGTCACGCTTGGACACAGTGAGTGCCGGGTCTGCCAGGCAGCGCAGGACGCGCTGTGGAACGGCACGAACTTCGCCCGCCCGGCTGCGATTGAGCTGGAGGCGGCGGAGACGTTTCTCGACTGCGTGCCGTCGGCCGACATGGTCAAGTTCGCCAAGAACGGCTCGGACGCAACCACCGCAGCCGTTAAGCTGGCTCGGGCGATCACGGACAAGAAGCTCGTCGCCGTCTGCTCGTCGCAGCCGTTCTTCAGCGTCGACGACTGGTTCATCGGCACCGTCGACATGGACGCCGGCATCCCGCCTGAGCAGGCAGAACTGACGGTGCGGTTCCCGTTCAATGACGTCGGAGCCCTCGAAACCCTGCTCAACACACGCGGCCACGACATTGCCTGCGTCATGCTCGAAGCCGAGCGCGACGAGGTGCCGGAGCCGGGCTACCTCGCGGCCGTCCGGCAGCTGTGCACGCGTCACGGCTGTCTGCTGATCGTGGACGAGACGATCGCCGGATTCCGGCTGGCCGTCGACGGTGGGCACGGCCTGCACGACGTCGATGCCGACCTCACGACCTGGGGCAAAGGCATGGCCAACGGCTTCAGCGTCGCCGCACTGGCCGGGAAGCGCCAGTTCATGGAACGCGGCGGGCTGACGACGGACGAGGAGCGCGTCTTCCTGCTCAGCCTGACTCACGGCGGCGAGACGCACTGCCTGGCCGCGAGCATCGAGACGATGAAGATCTGCCGGGACGAAGACGTCCCTGCCCGCCTCGCTGCCGCGGGCCGACGCCTCGCCGCCGGCATCGACGACGCGGCCAAGGCCGAGGGCATCTTCGACCACTTCCACACGCAGGGCCATCCGTCGAACCTGGTCTACGTGACCAAAGACGCCGACGGGCAGCGAAGCCAGCCGTTCCGCACGCTCTTCCTGCAGGAATCGGTCCGCCGCGGGCTGATCGCGCCCAACCTCGTCGTCGGCGCCGCCCACGACGACGCGGCGATCGATCGGACGATCGACCTGATCGCCGACATCCTGCCGACGTACCGCCGGGCTTTGGAAGACGGCGTCGAGCACCATCTCGTCGGCCGGCCCGTGCAGCCGGTCTTTCGCCGGTTCAACTGA
- a CDS encoding glutamate-5-semialdehyde dehydrogenase, whose translation MTELEQYANELADQAREASLVLMKESGEKRAAAIRSAAAKIEERVDAILEANAKDLDAAVDLPAATVGRLKLDAAKVAKIAKALREIADQPDPLGRVLHGEVRPNGLRLEKRAVPLGVVLFIYESRPNVTADAAALCLKSGNAVILRGGKEAAHSAAALFAPIREAIIEAGLPENSVQLVDRPDRELVPMLLAHGDAIDVAIPRGGKGLIQAVTESARMPVLKHLDGNCHLYVHADAATWSDGEKSVADMLVNAKTSYPGGGVCNAVEHVLFHREAMPLLPAACDALAAADVDVRGDDAVREAWPSAKPVEPAEWDEEYLALIVSLKVVGSLDEAVAHINRHGSRHTDGILTRDTQAAEAFVAGVDSASVTVNASTRFADGGEYGLGAEIGISTDKLHARGPMGAGDLCSYKWIVTGDGHLRP comes from the coding sequence ATGACGGAACTGGAGCAATACGCGAACGAACTTGCCGACCAAGCGCGGGAGGCGTCGCTCGTGCTGATGAAGGAGAGCGGCGAGAAGCGGGCCGCGGCGATTCGGTCGGCGGCGGCGAAGATTGAGGAGCGCGTCGACGCCATCCTCGAAGCCAACGCCAAAGACCTCGACGCTGCCGTCGATCTGCCGGCGGCGACGGTCGGGCGGTTGAAGCTCGACGCGGCGAAGGTCGCCAAGATCGCAAAAGCGCTTCGCGAGATCGCCGATCAGCCCGATCCGCTCGGCCGAGTGCTCCACGGCGAGGTCCGGCCGAACGGCCTGCGACTGGAGAAGCGAGCCGTCCCGCTGGGCGTGGTGTTGTTCATCTACGAGAGCCGGCCCAACGTCACGGCCGACGCGGCGGCGCTGTGCCTCAAGAGCGGCAACGCCGTGATCTTGCGCGGCGGGAAGGAAGCCGCCCATTCCGCGGCCGCCCTGTTCGCGCCGATCCGCGAGGCGATCATCGAAGCCGGCCTGCCGGAAAACAGCGTCCAGCTCGTCGACCGGCCGGACCGCGAACTCGTGCCGATGCTGCTCGCCCACGGCGATGCGATCGACGTCGCCATTCCTCGCGGCGGCAAGGGGCTTATCCAGGCCGTGACCGAGTCGGCGCGGATGCCGGTTCTGAAGCACCTCGACGGCAACTGTCACCTGTACGTCCATGCCGATGCTGCGACGTGGAGCGACGGCGAGAAGTCCGTCGCCGACATGCTCGTCAACGCCAAGACCAGCTACCCCGGCGGCGGCGTGTGCAACGCAGTCGAGCACGTCCTCTTCCATCGCGAGGCCATGCCGCTGCTACCCGCCGCGTGCGACGCCCTGGCGGCGGCGGACGTCGACGTCCGCGGCGACGACGCGGTCCGCGAGGCCTGGCCGAGCGCAAAGCCCGTCGAGCCGGCCGAGTGGGACGAGGAGTACCTCGCATTGATCGTCTCGCTCAAGGTGGTCGGCTCGCTCGACGAGGCCGTCGCTCACATCAACCGCCACGGCAGCCGGCACACGGACGGCATCCTGACGCGCGACACGCAGGCGGCCGAGGCGTTCGTCGCCGGCGTCGACTCGGCGAGCGTCACGGTCAACGCCAGCACCCGCTTCGCCGACGGCGGCGAGTACGGGCTGGGTGCGGAAATCGGAATCAGCACCGACAAACTCCACGCCCGCGGCCCGATGGGCGCGGGCGACCTGTGCAGTTACAAGTGGATCGTCACCGGCGACGGGCACCTTCGACCGTGA
- the aspS gene encoding aspartate--tRNA ligase: MSQALSPSFRSHTCGQLRADDIGSVVKLAGWVGNYRDHGNLVFIDLRDREGITQVTFDADLCGQDVLEQARKLRGEWCIGVDGKVIKRTGKSDEDKKNEKLATGEIEVMASSLTVFSESPTPPFQINDPKVNEERRLESRYLDLRRPKMQEILRTRSKAMQAIRRVLDDHGFLEVETPYLTRATPEGARDFLVPSRLSPGAFYALPQSPQIFKQMLMVGGCDKYMQIARCFRDEDPRADRQAEFTQLDLEMSFVTQEDVLAVTEDVVRAVWRETIGEDLPAQIPHMTYDEAVNKYGSDRPDLRFDMPLFDVTDIGQKTDFKVFSAAPMVKCIVVDGGAAMTRKETDSLADWAKGYGAKGLAVTKVVDGKLDTGVAKFLEPVTAELLERTGAKDGDLLAFAADRPRIVHKVLGELRLKIAEDRGIAPKTKFAWTWVVDFPAFDEDVKTGRLTYTHHPFTALADEADVEKLSSTDKATLLGIKSVGYDLVVNGSELGGGSIRIHRYDVQKKVLAALGIDEERQQQNFGFLLEALKFGAPPHGGIALGLDRVIMVLLGLDNIRDVIAFPKTQSGTDLLFDAPARVDDAQLADVHVKSIAEVDE; this comes from the coding sequence ATGTCTCAGGCCCTTTCGCCGTCATTCCGCTCGCACACCTGCGGCCAGCTGCGCGCCGACGACATCGGCTCCGTCGTCAAGCTGGCGGGCTGGGTCGGCAACTACCGCGACCACGGCAATCTGGTCTTCATCGACCTGCGCGACCGCGAAGGCATCACCCAGGTCACCTTCGACGCCGACCTCTGCGGCCAGGACGTTCTGGAGCAGGCCCGCAAGCTCCGCGGCGAGTGGTGCATCGGCGTCGACGGGAAGGTCATCAAACGCACCGGCAAGTCCGACGAGGACAAGAAGAACGAGAAGCTCGCCACCGGCGAGATCGAGGTCATGGCCAGCAGCCTGACCGTCTTCAGCGAGTCGCCCACGCCGCCGTTCCAGATCAACGACCCGAAGGTCAATGAGGAGCGTCGCCTCGAAAGTCGCTACCTCGACCTGCGTCGGCCGAAGATGCAGGAGATCCTGCGCACGCGGTCTAAGGCGATGCAGGCGATCCGCCGGGTGCTGGACGATCACGGCTTCCTGGAGGTCGAGACGCCCTACCTGACGCGGGCGACGCCGGAAGGCGCGCGCGACTTCCTCGTGCCGAGCCGCCTGTCGCCGGGTGCGTTCTACGCCCTGCCGCAGAGTCCGCAGATCTTCAAGCAGATGCTGATGGTCGGCGGCTGTGACAAGTACATGCAGATCGCCCGCTGCTTCCGCGACGAAGACCCGCGGGCCGACCGGCAGGCGGAGTTCACGCAGCTCGACCTAGAGATGAGCTTCGTCACGCAGGAAGACGTCCTGGCCGTGACCGAAGACGTCGTGCGTGCGGTCTGGCGTGAAACGATCGGCGAGGACCTGCCGGCCCAGATTCCGCACATGACCTACGACGAGGCCGTCAACAAGTACGGCAGTGATCGGCCGGACCTGCGGTTCGACATGCCGCTGTTCGACGTGACCGACATCGGCCAGAAGACCGACTTCAAGGTGTTTTCAGCCGCACCGATGGTCAAGTGCATCGTCGTCGACGGCGGTGCGGCGATGACCCGCAAGGAGACCGACTCGCTTGCCGACTGGGCCAAGGGCTACGGCGCGAAGGGTCTGGCGGTGACCAAGGTCGTCGACGGCAAGCTCGACACGGGCGTCGCCAAGTTCCTCGAACCCGTCACGGCCGAGCTGCTGGAGCGGACCGGTGCCAAGGACGGCGATCTGCTCGCGTTCGCCGCCGATCGCCCGCGCATCGTCCACAAGGTTCTTGGCGAGCTTCGTCTGAAAATTGCCGAAGATCGCGGCATCGCGCCAAAGACCAAGTTCGCCTGGACGTGGGTCGTCGACTTCCCCGCCTTCGACGAGGACGTGAAGACCGGCCGGCTGACGTACACGCACCACCCGTTCACCGCCCTCGCCGACGAGGCCGACGTCGAGAAGCTGTCGTCGACGGACAAGGCCACGCTGCTGGGCATCAAGAGCGTCGGCTATGACCTGGTCGTCAATGGCTCCGAGCTGGGCGGCGGGTCGATCCGTATCCACCGCTACGACGTCCAGAAGAAGGTGCTCGCCGCCCTCGGCATCGACGAGGAACGCCAGCAGCAGAACTTCGGCTTCCTGCTCGAAGCCCTCAAGTTCGGCGCCCCACCCCACGGCGGCATCGCGCTCGGCCTCGACCGCGTCATCATGGTCCTGCTGGGCCTCGACAACATCCGCGACGTCATCGCCTTCCCCAAAACGCAAAGCGGCACCGACCTCCTCTTCGACGCCCCCGCCCGCGTCGACGACGCCCAGCTGGCGGACGTGCATGTCAAGAGCATCGCGGAAGTCGACGAGTGA
- the fliM gene encoding flagellar motor switch protein FliM, whose product MSDVLDQSEIDALLSAVDGGGVDLGAVADEADEAEINVQTYDFKRPERVGKEQARALETLHDAFARNFGAALSGYLRTIVEVSVSHIEQLSYSEFIHSLPNPTCFNLIGSEELDGKLCLEISPLIVYPIIDRLLGGSNADLFIPQRPLTQIEQRLVQRVTDRATHHLGEAWSQIVPAEFKVVDFESNPQLVQIVPPNETVVVVGFEIKMGHRAGTMSLCIPYQAMEPIMSRVSQQSWFSYENRRGPGDAGEKKLASGLESAAVELKATLAKTTITLSELINLRPGDILTTEKPESTDVVIDIAGRNKFTGRIGQFRGNKAIRLTRVVRDTRSPSEPLPAPEAKPTTQPATAAA is encoded by the coding sequence TTGTCTGACGTCCTGGACCAATCTGAAATCGACGCCTTGCTCAGCGCGGTCGACGGCGGAGGCGTGGACCTCGGTGCCGTCGCCGATGAGGCCGACGAGGCCGAGATCAATGTCCAGACATACGACTTCAAACGCCCCGAACGCGTCGGCAAGGAACAGGCCCGCGCCCTCGAAACCCTCCACGACGCCTTCGCCCGAAACTTCGGCGCGGCACTCTCCGGCTATCTCCGGACCATCGTCGAGGTCAGCGTCAGCCACATCGAACAGCTCAGCTACAGCGAGTTCATCCACTCGCTGCCGAACCCGACCTGCTTCAACCTGATTGGCTCCGAAGAGCTCGACGGCAAGCTCTGTCTGGAGATCAGCCCGCTCATCGTCTACCCGATCATCGATCGCCTGCTCGGCGGATCGAACGCCGACCTTTTCATTCCGCAGCGGCCGCTGACGCAGATCGAGCAGCGACTGGTCCAGCGCGTCACCGACCGTGCGACGCACCACCTGGGCGAGGCGTGGAGTCAGATCGTCCCGGCTGAGTTCAAAGTCGTCGACTTCGAGAGCAACCCGCAGCTCGTCCAGATCGTCCCGCCCAACGAGACGGTGGTCGTCGTTGGCTTCGAGATCAAGATGGGCCATCGCGCCGGCACGATGTCGCTGTGCATTCCGTACCAGGCGATGGAGCCGATTATGAGCCGCGTGAGCCAGCAGAGCTGGTTCAGCTACGAAAACCGTCGCGGCCCGGGCGACGCTGGCGAGAAGAAGCTCGCCAGCGGCCTCGAGTCGGCTGCCGTCGAGCTCAAGGCGACGCTGGCCAAGACGACGATCACGCTGTCGGAGCTGATCAACCTGCGTCCGGGCGACATCCTGACCACCGAAAAACCCGAGAGCACCGACGTCGTCATCGACATTGCCGGCCGAAACAAGTTCACCGGCCGCATCGGTCAGTTCCGCGGCAACAAGGCCATCCGCCTGACCCGCGTCGTCCGCGACACCCGATCGCCCTCCGAGCCACTTCCCGCGCCCGAGGCCAAGCCAACGACCCAACCAGCCACAGCAGCGGCTTAG